Below is a window of Anaerobacillus alkaliphilus DNA.
AGTAAGTATCTCCTCAGGTGGGAAAAATATGCACTACTTCAGAAACGTGGAAATTCACTTTTAAGCATAAACATTGATACAGAGCGGTCTTTGGACTAAAAATTTTTTTTAGAAAAACTGTATTTATTGTTTTCTAAATTTTTTAAACCATTTTATTAAATTCTTTTCTCAACCTTTTTATAATACGTTTCTCTAACCTTGAAATATACGATTGTGAGATACCTAACAAGTCTGCAACATCCTTTTGAGTTTTTTCTTCTCCACCTGCTAGTCCGAAGCGGAGTTCCATGATCTGTTTTTCTCTTGCATTAAGTGTATGAAGTGCATTAACGAGTAATTTCCGATCTACCTTCTCTTCAATTCCCTTTGTAATAATGTCCTCCTCTGTTCCTAAAACATCTGAAAGTAGTAGCTCATTTCCATCCCAATCGATATTTAGCGGTTCATCAAACGACACTTCAGAGCGAATTTTATTATTCCTACGTAAGTACATTAATATTTCATTCTCAATACATCTTGAAGCATAGGTTGCTAATTTAATTTTCTTTTCTGGATTAAATGTATTTACTGCTTTAATTAAACCGATCGTTCCGATACTAATTAGATCTTCGATATTAATACCTGTATTTTCAAACTTACGTGCAATGTAAACGACTAATCGTAAATTCCTTTCAATTAACATTGAACGAACAGCTTTATCACCTGTAGGCAGCTTACTTAACAAATGCTCTTCCTCGTCTTTTGAGAGGGGAGGAGGTAGTGCTTCACTACCTCCTATATAATAAATTTCATCAGCTTTCAAACCTAATTTCATTAACAATTTGTACCACATTAAAGTCAATTTTAATTTCAGTTTATTCATGTATGTACCTCCTAAAGTTACAGTTACATTTTTGTTGTTAACTAAGCTAAACGCTTTTTCCCTTGAATAAGCATCTGAGGATGAAGAATACAGTTAAAATCTCCCTCAGAAGATAAATTTGTGAAATTTAAACCAACAATTACATTACTGCAATCAAGCTCTTCGCCCTGACCCAATGTAACAATTACTTTATTCGGTCTAATTCCAATAATAAATTGATTTACTTGACCAATCCCTCGATATGGAATAATACATAGTTTTTCCTCCCAGTCTTTGTCAATAACAAAACTCGGATCACCGATCATCTCAGGATGTTTTGCTTGCTGTACTATAGATTTAGGGAATTTATTATGAAGATCGTTCATATCTATTACCATAACGGGCTTTTTTGTTAATGGGTCTTGTAACTGATTGCCACTATCAATTAATCCTTTTAACTGGATTTGCCTATCTAGTATAAATAGATCTACTTGAACGATATCTTCGTACTTCACTTTCCTAACTTCCATTTGCTCAATTCTTTTCCTAGCAAAGAGCCAAATCGTTGGAAATCCAATGACTACTAATAACCAGCTAATTGGAGTTCCTAAACCTGTAGATTTCGTTGTTACTACTCCATTCAAAATAACCATTTCGTTATTAAACATGAAATGTAATGCAATTAACCCACCTCCACAAATGAAGCTAACGAAATAGAATGTTAGGAGATTTTGAATAAAGTATGATATTTTTTTAAATCCGAAAGCAGTAACAACGATGCAAGATGAAAAAATTAACTTAAACATTGGATGATAAAATAACGGGCTTAATGTTGTCATAACTATGAAGATTGAGCTCGACGCGACTAAAGCACCCAAAAGGAGCCGCCATTTCTTAAAGCTTCTTTTTAGTACTAGAGCCGTCAATACTAATAATAATAGGTCAATACAAAAATTTAGAAACCATATGACATCCAGATAAATAGCCATATCGGCTCCTTCCTTAATCGTCAAAGATTAAATCATAGATTTTTGAACAACCTCTTAAAAAGAATTTGAAACTAGTATATCTCACATCGTATTTATAAGTCTGTCAGTTTATGCCGATAGAATCAGAGAAATTTTAGGTTATTTCCACTTAAATTGTCGTCAGGTCTCATTAATTTAAGTTCTACAACAAAGAGATTTGTCAACTGTTTTGTATAATTTTAGTAATAGAGTACAAAAAAAAGAGACTAACTTACTATTTCCTTCTTAAGAAGAAAACAAATAAGTTAGTCTCTTTTACTTTTAGTAAAAGGTTTAACGATTACGACGATTTCTTAAAAACGTTGGAATATCTAATGTATCAACTGATTCCTGCTGTACTGAAGGTTGGCGCTCCGTTGAATACGAGCTTTCTTCATGTTGTTGAGCAACCGGTTTTTTTGTAGCAGCTGGTTTCCCTTGAGTTTGATTTTGTGTTCTTGCCACTTTTGGAACTTCGTCATTAAAGCCAGTTGCAATAACGGTAACTACAATCTCATCTTTAAGATTTTCATTAATTACAGAACCAAAAATCATATTAACTTCTTGATCCGAAGCAGAAGAAACGATTTCGGCAGCTTCATGTACTTCATATAAACTTAAATTTGTTCCACCAGTAATATTCATTAGTACACCTTGTGCACCATCTATTGACGTTTCTAATAATGGACTTGAAATAGCTTTCTTTGCAGCTTCTGTCGCACGATTTTCACCTGTTGCAATACCAATTCCCATTAAAGCAGAACCCTTATCACTCATAATCGTTTTCACATCAGCGAAGTCAAGGTTAATTAACCCTGGAACTGCAATTAAATCGGAAATACCCTGTACACCTTGTCTTAATACATTATCAGCTTCACGGAAAGCCTCGAGCATTGGTGTATTCTTATCAACAATTTCTAATAAACGGTCATTTGGAATAACAATTAAGGTATCTACTTTTTCTTTAAGAGCACTGATACCACCAGCCGCTTGACTAGAACGTTTTCTTCCTTCAAATGTAAACGGACGTGTAACAACACCTACAGTTAAAGCTCCAATTTCTTTAGCAATTTCTGCAATTACTGGTGCAGCACCTGTTCCAGTTCCACCACCCATTCCAGCAGTAATGAAGACCATATCCGAACCAGACAAAATTCCTTCTAAATGTTCGCGACTTTCTTCTGCCGCTTTCTTTCCAACGTCTGGATTAGCACCAGCACCTAATCCACGTGTTAATTTCCCACCTAATTGTAATTTATGCTCCGCCTTCGAAAGATGAAGAGCCTGCGCATCAGTATTCACCGCAATAAACTCTACACCTTGTAAGCCGTTTTCAATCATCCTATTAACAGCGTTACTACCGCCACCGCCAACTCCGATGACTTTAATTTTCGCTAATTGGTCCATATCCATTTCAAACTCTAACATATAAGGTCCCCCAATCGATCATGTCTCGATATCATTTCAGTTAAATTATGGTTATTCAAAAAATACTTTAAACCAACTTGATACTTTCTTTTTAACAGCTTGACCTTGAAGTGCATCCTTCTTTTTAGCAGGAGCCTCTTTTCTGTCTTGCTTGTCTTCAACTTGGATAGTTCCTAACGTGGCAGCTACTTCCTTGCCCTGTATTTTGCTATTACGATGGGCAAATTGTATTAAGCCTACCCCAGTTGTGAATTGAGGTTCACGTACTCCTATATAATCAGGAATAGCAACCCTCACATTATTTTGTAGGATTTCCCTTGCTAACTCAAGTAAACCAGGAATTTTCACCGTCCCACCAGTTAGGACAAATCCTCCTGGTAAGTCTCCATAGCCAAGTCTATAAACCTCATTTTCTATTAACTGTAACATCTCAGCTATGCGAGGTTCAATTATATATGATAACTCATATTGGGAAAATTCTTCCTTTAACTCGCTACCAATTTTTGAAACCTTAAAGGTCTCATCTTTTGATGCTAATTCAATATGGGCATGTCCATATTTAACTTTCACACGTTCAGCTTCTTCAGTAGAAACCCGGAGGCCAATCGCAATATCATTTGTTATATGGTCGCCACCAACAGGTATTACTGTAGTAGTTTGTAGTGTACCTTGCTCAAAGATCGATACACTCATAGAACCACCACCAATATCAACGAGGGCAACTCCTAAACCTTTTTCATCCCTAGACACAGCAACTGAACCTGCTGCTAGTGGTTGTAAGCAAATATCTGCAATATTTAAGCCGGCTCTTTCAACACAGCGTAATAAGTTATGTAAGATTGTTTTAGAACCTGTAATAATGGTTCCTTCCATCTCTAGTCGAACACCTATCATTCCTCTTGGATCAGTAATTTCATCTAGACCGTCAACAATAAATTGCTTTGGTATCACATCAATAATTTCTCGCTCTGGTGGTAGTGAAAAAACTTGAGCAGCATCAATTACCCTTCTGATGTCCTCTTCGCCAATTTCGCGATCAGGACTTGAAACAGCAACAACTCCGTGACATGGTTGAAGTTGAATATGGTTGCCAGATACACCAACAATCACATTTTCTATAGACATGCCAATCATTCTTTCAGCTTGCTCAACTGCACGCTTTATGGATCGAACTGTTTCATCAATATCCACAATAGAACCTTTTTTTATTCCTTCTGCTTTTGAATTACCTACACCTATGATATTTAATGAGCCGTTTGCAATATCTCCAATGATTACTCGAACATTGGATGTACCGATGTCTAAACTAACATAAGTCTCTTTGTTGTTCATTCTTTGGCACCTCCTTCAATAAATAAACTTCTCTATTATCATTCATATTACCCTAATAATCGAACTTAAGCTTTAGTAAATATTAGGAAAAGAAAAGTATTTTGTTACAATATCAAGAAAAATATTTCCCTATGAACAGTATAAGAAAAATCACGCTTAAAAACCAGTAAACTTTTCTCTATCCATTAAGTAATTATTCAACAAATACTCTTCATTCCCCTTTTTTTCACATAAAAATAATTTGTTTTTTTAAAATAACTTCAGAGTCGTCAGGTTTAAACTTCAGATTCATTTTCTTTTCTCGCTGTCCACTTCGAAAGAAGGATCCGCCTAATTACAGCGATATTATTAAATAAGCGAACTCCAAAGGCGAAAATTGCAGCTAAATATAAGTCTACACCAAGATGCACGCCTAGAAAAGCCAAACTTGCAGCCAACAATATATTTGAAAAGAAACCAGTTACAAACACGTTTTCTTCAAACGTATTTTGCAAATGTGCTCTAATTCCTCCAAATAGTGTATCAAGTGCAGCAAGAACTGCAATTGATAGGTAGTTTGTATAAGCGTCAGGGATCCTGAATTCTGTCCAAAATCCTAGAAGCAGACCTATAAGCAGCCCAATAACCGGTAACCACATTTATGATTCCTCCTTTATTGGCTGTAAATATCGAACTCGTAGTGCTTGATCATAACCAGGTAACGTAGTGAAATTAATTGGCGTCGATGTTATGCTTAAATTTTCAATTGCAAAGTATTCCACCGATTGAGAAACAATCATTTCATGATGCAATTTTTCTGCATCATTAGCAAGAACTTTCACTTTCAACGGCAAATTGGGTATTCTTCTTGCATTTACATGGGTGACACCATTTACGTCACGAATGGCAGAAGTAGAAATAATTCGTTGGTTTCCTATTGCAATATCACGAGCGTTGTAGATATTTAATTCATTAATTAAAATCCTTAATAAATGAGGAGGAACAGTTTGAGGAACAAAACCATAGTCAGTATACATTGGTTTAATTTCCAAGATAATTCCTTCTCCACTCACAGGGGTTAATCCCGCCCGTTCCTTCAAATCATTTAAAGCATCAATCATAACATCTTCAATGTTTTCTTTCTCCTGAAGTTGGTTTAGGAGAGTTAGTTGTTTCTGAATTTCTTGGTTAAGCTCTTGCTGTCGTTCTTTTTCAAGACGCAAAGCTTGCTGTAACTGTAAAATATCTCGAGTATCTCGAACAACAGGTTCATTGGTCGTCTTAAATTGAATAGCGATCATAAAACCAATAATGGTTGTAACGATTGAAAATATAATAACTCTATCTTTCATATTAAACTCACCCTCTATCTGATAAGTAAGGGTCCATCATAATAAGATCCTTCTTTTCAATTCTCACCTCTATTTGGTCAGAGAGTAGTTGATCCCTTACACCACCTGGCAAATGAAGAGAATCGTGTAATTTAGCCGAATCACCAATTGCAGTAATCACAAACGGAGCAAAGGAAGTGTTACCATCAATACGAATTACAGGGCCCACACATTGAATGTAAGATCGATGTGATATTCGTTGCCCATTAATAGCGATTGCTTCAGCTTGTGTTACTAATAATTCATGTATAACCTTTTGAATATGAAATTCGTGAACAATATAAAAGTTAGGGTTATCTCCGTCAGGTACATATTGTGCATCCGTTAATGTAACTTCTATTCCTGGGCCTTTTATGCCTACGGTACCTGTAGCCATACGAAGCTTGTCTAAATCTTCTACTAAGTTAAAATAAGTCCTTTGTTGTATAGCGATTTCTTCTTCTATCCCAGTAATTTCTGCTTGTATCGCACGCAACTCTTCAGCTAGGTTACGGTTTACTGATTGTTCAAATAACACTTGATTTCTTAATTCGTCTTCTTTTTTCCATTGCCTCTCTGTAATTACCTGATTTTTAGGGACTTCATTTGCAAATTGATAAGATAATGCAATAATAAATCCCGTAATGATCAAGATAACTGAGAGGATGACATGATTACCCTTCACTTTCACTTTCTTCTTCCTCCTCATTATCGAGGAATTGTTCGAAATAAGGATTCATTTTCATATGAATGATCCCTTTTATATTCGGGTCCAATTCCTTTACAATTGCGGGATAATCTCCAATTCTTTGCGAAAAATGTCGTATTGTTGAGCTCACCTGAAATCCATCATTCATATATAGTGTAATCCTAAGTGGATCTTCTTGGACAGGCGTAAAGTATATTTCTGATATTCGATGAATTAGGCTTTCGGGTAGGTAGCTTAGTTCTGCTGCCATCTCAGCCAACTCATCATCTGTTTTCCAGCCTATTAATAACGGTGCATCAGTCGGAAACCGTTGTGAGAATTCCTCTTTGTCTAAGATTTTCCCAGATTCTAAAATAGGATAATACTTTCCTTCCGCAACTAAATAAGCAACTCTTGTGTATTCTTTTACAGTGATCTTAACTGTGTTTGGGAATATCCTTTGCACCTTCACGTCACTAATTTCAATGATAGAGGATACCTCGTCTTCAATCAATTGCTTATTTAATCCCCAATAGCTTGTCCTTTCCTCAAGTCTACTAACATTTATAATGGCTTCGTCTGAAACATAGCGATTACCATCGATGACAATTTCCTTTACATCGCTTAACGGTGATTGAAAATATATAACTGTTAGTAATAACAGGAAAAAGAATGACAAATAGAAGATTAAACGTCTATTTGCTCGTTGCTTTCTTTGAATTCTAAGCTTTGGAATTCGATCTTCAAGGGTTATCACCTTTTGCTGATCCATAACAACCTTCCTCCAATGTATGCTATGTTAGACGGTTAGTAAACGAGACTGAAGTTATTCTACTTAATCTGGTTACTAACTTATAAAAGCTTAGCTAAAATTTAAAACGTAAGTGCAATAAATAACAAACTATTGACAACATTGATATATTATTATCTTAGCTTCTCTCTGTTTTGTAAACAAGTAATTCGTAAGAAAAAATTTAAAAAAACGGCATACAACATATGCCGTTTTCAAAAATGCAATTTGCACTATTAAATGTAACATAAAAACAAGATTTTTACATTTATTTTCTATTCCCAACTACCTCTACTTCTGTTTCAAGTTCAATTTGAAACTTACTGTAAACCACGGCTTTTATATGATCAATCAATTTTAAAACATCGCTTGCTTTTGCATCACCAATATTTACTATAAAATTAGCGTGCATCTCAGATACTTGCGCCCCACCAACTGTAAATCCTTTTAAGCCAGCATCCTCAATTAACTTCCCCGCATGATTTGGCAATGGATTACGGAAAACACTACCACAACAAGGATAATCCCATGGTTGCGTCTTCTTACGATATTCTTTATTTTTCTGAATTTCTGCTACAATTTCTTCTTTTTCACCCTTTTGCAATTGAAAGATAGCTTCAATACAAATACCACCATCTTTTTGCAACCTAGAAGTTCGATAGGAAAAATCCATTTCTTTATTGGAATACCATTTTACCGTACCATCTGGATAAAGAATTCTAGCTTTAGTTAAGATATTTGAGATATCTGATTTATGTGCCCCTGCATTCATGAAGACTGCCCCACCGACGGATCCTGGGATACCACCAGCAAACTCAAGTCCTGATAATCCTTGCTTACTTATCATGGTTGCTAATTTTATCAAAGAAAACCCAGCTCCAACTCGGATTTCTTCACCATTAACTTCTAAATGATCTAAACAATCGCTTATCTTAACTACCATTCCATTAACACCCTCATCTGAAATTAAAAGGTTTGAACCTCTTCCAAGGATAAACAGAGGGTAGCCACTTTCATTAATTATTTTGAAAGTAGTAATTAAGGTATCAATATCTTTCGGTATGACAAGAACTTCGGCCGGACCGCCAATTTTCCAAGTTGTATGATTAGCCAAAGGTTCATTTACTCGCAATTGGCCTACATTTGCTTCCTGTAGTTTTTTTATAAGTCGATCCATATAATCCTCCAAATTCTATTATTTTGCTAACTCTTTCATTAGCTCATACATTTCTCGTCCTGCTTCTGGTTTCCCTTGTTTTAACGATGCCTCATGCATTTGCTTCCATTTACTCTCGTTAAGTAAGATCTCGTCAATTTCTTTAAGCAAGATCGCTCCTGACATTTCTTTTTCTAACTTTACTACTGCTGCCCCATTCTCACTAAGGGACTTGGCATTTTTCTCTTGATGGTTATTTGTCACATAAGGACTAGGAATTAGTATGCTTGGTAATCCAATAGCTGTTACTTCAGCTAAAGTAGTAGCACCCGCTCTAGCAACTATTAAATGTACATTTTTCAAAACTTCTGGCATATTGTGAATAAATGGTTCTATTCTAATATTCGGTGGATTTCCGTGCTCCTCCACTTTTTTCATCACATTTTGGTAATGAACATCACCGGTAACATATAGAAATTGATACTCTCTTTGGCCAGCATCTCTTAAGACTTCTAAGAAAGCGTCGTTTATAGGTTTAGCACCTCTGCTACCCCCGACAATTAAAACTGTTTTTTTCAGCTTGCTTAATCCCATATCTGTTAAGCGATCTTTTTCCTCAACTAACGCCGCCTCAGTAGCCCTAGGATTACCTGTAAAAACAACCTTCTCTTTCGGAAAAAAATTCTTCGATTCTTTAAAGGAAATTGCCACTTTATTTACATATTTACTTAAGAACTTATTAGTTAAGCCAGGAACACTATTTTGTTCATGAACAACCGTTGCAATTTTTAGTTTTGCTGCTGCATAAACGACAGGACCACACACATACCCCCCAGTTCCGATGACAACATCTGGCTTAAAGTCTTTAATGAGTTGTTTGGCTCTAGTTACCCCTCTTAAAAAGCGAATAACGGTTTTTACATTATCTAAAGATAATTTTCTTTTAAAGCCTGTAATATGAATGGTTTTAAAAGCAATCCCTTCACGTTTAACTAAGGTGCTTTCAAGTCCTTTCTCAGTTCCTATATATAAAAATTCTGCATTCGGTTCTCGTTTTTGTATTTCTTTAATCAAAGCCAAGGCAGGATAAATATGACCTCCTGTCCCACCACCACTAACGATCACTCTCATAATGACAAACACCTCCATTTGCGAAAAGGAAAAATCTTCTCATCTCTCCATTATATCTTAATTTAACACTAAATATCACCTATAAAAAGAAAAAAGCCCCCTTGGAGGGGCAATTATGAATTGTGAATGTTCAATTGTTTTATAGAAAAGCTACGAAGCCTTCTCATTCATAATTCACAATTCATAATTCCTAATTTATAATTCGCACTTAGTATCTCGCATATCTACTTATATTCAATAATACTCCTACAGCGACTAACATAAGTGTTAAGGAAGATCCACCGTAGCTTAAAAATGGTAGCGTAATTCCTGTTACCGGCATTAGCCCAATAACTACACCGATGTTTATCATCACTTGAATAGCAATCATCCCAATGATCCCTATGGCAAGCAAGCTTCCAAATAAATCTTGAGCACCTAGAGCAACACGGATACCACGCCATAGTAGTATGCTAAATAATAAAATAACAAACGTACCGCCGATAAAGCCTAGTTCCTCTGAAAGTATGGCAAAGATAAAATCCGTTTGAGGTTCTGGTAGATAAAAGAATTTTTGTCTACTTTCTCCTAACCCTAATCCCATTAATCCACCTGGGCCAATCGCGTAAAGTGATTGAATGATTTGAAAACCACTTCCTAGTGGATCAGACCACGGATCTAAAAAAGATGTAATTCGTTTCATCCGATATGGTGCTGAAATAATTAAGGCTACAAGTCCACCTAAGCCTATCATCCCAAGCCCAACAAAATGGCTTATCTTTGCTCCTGATACGAAAATCATCACAATACAAGTCCCGACCATCACTGCACCTGTACCAAGATCTGGCTGCAACATAATTAAACCAAAAGCAAGCATAACTAATGATAGTGACGGCAATAAGCCCTGTTTAAATTTCGTGATGTTCTTTTGATTTTCAGACAAGTATTTCGCGAGAAAAGCGATCATAGCAAATTTCATAAACTCAGAAGGTTGAATAGAAAAGGCTCCAACTCCTAACCAACTTCGCGCTCCACCTCGAACTAATCCTACTCCAGGAATTAGTACGATAATTAGTAAGATAAAACAAATGATAACGATGAGTTTAGAATGCTTCCGCCATATCCAATAATCAACATTCATGATTACAAACATAGCAATGACCCCTAGCCCTGCAAAAAACAGCTGTCTTTTTGCAAAAAAGAATGCATCATCAAACTTATATGTTGCCCAAACAGCACTAGCACTATATACCATGATCATCCCTACAGTTAACAAGGCTAGAGTTGTAATGATTAAAACAAAGTCTGGTGTAGATTTCGTTTTAGGCAATGTGGAACACCTCATTCATTCTTGAATTTGGGCAAGCCCCTATTACCTATTTCTATGCCAAGCTCACAAAAACATGTCCATTATTTTATAGATTATTAACAGCTTCTATAAAAGCTTCTCCACGGTCTTCAAACGTCTTAAATTGATCCCAACTCGCACACGCTGGTGAAAGTAAAATGACATCTCCAGTATCCGACAATTCATAGGCTACCTTTACAGCTTCTGTAACATTGTTGACAACTTTTATGAGACCCAACCCTGCTTTTTGGGCTGCATGCTGTAATTTAGAAGCCGTTTCTCCAAACAATACAACGCCTTTGACCTTTTTTAATGTCGGAATTAATTCATCAAATTCGTTCCCTCTATCTAATCCACCAGCTAGTAATATGACTGGTTGATGGAAGGCTGAAACTGCTACTTTGGTAGCTAGCATATTCGTAGCCTTTGAGTCATTGTAAAACTTTCTATCCATAATTGTAGTCACATATTGAGTGCGATGCTTAACACCAGCAAATGTTGTTAGAACGCTAACTATTTGTTTTGTTTTTGCACCTGCTAGCTTTGCCGCACAAATTGCTGCAAGGATATTTTCTAAGTTATGTTTGCCAGGTAATACGATTTTGTCAACCGATATGATTTGCTCATTTTGAAAATACACTTGGTTATCTTCAATAAAAGCTCCATTCTCAACTTTTTTCTGCACAGAAAATGTTACTTTTTTCCCTTTTACATTCTCAGAAAGTTTCATAACCTCTGCATCATCTTCGTTCACAACGCAAAAATCTTCCTCCGTTAAGTTAGCAAAGATCTTTGCCTTAGCTAAACCATATTCATGACGAGTACCATGATAGTCGAGATGGGCATCGAATAAATTCAAAAACACAGCAATCTTCGGATGGAAGAGCTCAGTTCCCATGAGCTGGAAACTAGAAACTTCTGTTACAAGCACATTCGTTTCCTTTGCATTTTCCGCAACCTCACATGCGACTGTTCCGATATTACCTGCTACTAAAGGTATTCTTTTACTATCTTTTAACATTTCGTAAATAAGAGTCGTAGTCGTCGTTTTTCCATTAGAGCCAGTAATAGCAATTATTTCAGCTTCTGAAAGTAACGAAGCAATTTCTAACTCGGTAACGACAGAAATTCCTTTTTCTAATGCCTTTTGAATTAAAGGATTAGAATAAGGAA
It encodes the following:
- the spoVE gene encoding stage V sporulation protein E, translating into MPKTKSTPDFVLIITTLALLTVGMIMVYSASAVWATYKFDDAFFFAKRQLFFAGLGVIAMFVIMNVDYWIWRKHSKLIVIICFILLIIVLIPGVGLVRGGARSWLGVGAFSIQPSEFMKFAMIAFLAKYLSENQKNITKFKQGLLPSLSLVMLAFGLIMLQPDLGTGAVMVGTCIVMIFVSGAKISHFVGLGMIGLGGLVALIISAPYRMKRITSFLDPWSDPLGSGFQIIQSLYAIGPGGLMGLGLGESRQKFFYLPEPQTDFIFAILSEELGFIGGTFVILLFSILLWRGIRVALGAQDLFGSLLAIGIIGMIAIQVMINIGVVIGLMPVTGITLPFLSYGGSSLTLMLVAVGVLLNISRYARY
- the murD gene encoding UDP-N-acetylmuramoyl-L-alanine--D-glutamate ligase, which encodes MKNTEIFNGKHILIIGLAKSGLAAAKLLHKLGATIVVNDQKPLDENAQALELQQVGIEVICGGHPLEILDHQYDLVVKNPGIPYSNPLIQKALEKGISVVTELEIASLLSEAEIIAITGSNGKTTTTTLIYEMLKDSKRIPLVAGNIGTVACEVAENAKETNVLVTEVSSFQLMGTELFHPKIAVFLNLFDAHLDYHGTRHEYGLAKAKIFANLTEEDFCVVNEDDAEVMKLSENVKGKKVTFSVQKKVENGAFIEDNQVYFQNEQIISVDKIVLPGKHNLENILAAICAAKLAGAKTKQIVSVLTTFAGVKHRTQYVTTIMDRKFYNDSKATNMLATKVAVSAFHQPVILLAGGLDRGNEFDELIPTLKKVKGVVLFGETASKLQHAAQKAGLGLIKVVNNVTEAVKVAYELSDTGDVILLSPACASWDQFKTFEDRGEAFIEAVNNL